In a genomic window of Zingiber officinale cultivar Zhangliang chromosome 9B, Zo_v1.1, whole genome shotgun sequence:
- the LOC122022887 gene encoding enoyl-[acyl-carrier-protein] reductase [NADH] 1, chloroplastic-like — protein sequence MEEAVTKDFGRIDILVHSLANGPEVTKPLLETSRRGYLATISASSYSFVSLLRHFLPIMNPGGASISLTYIASERAIPGYGGGMSSAKAALESDTKVLAFELHLLATKHQVPSRVLGRMPTN from the exons ATGGAAGAGGCTGTGACGAAAGATTTTGGAAGGATTGACATCCTCGTACATTCTCTTGCCAATGGACCAGAG GTAACGAAGCCACTCTTGGAGACATCTAGAAGAGGGTATCTTGCTACAATTTCAGCTTCGAGTTACTCTTTTGTCTCCCTGCTTCGGCACTTTCTTCCAATAATGAATCCAGG CGGTGCTTCAATATCTTTGACATACATAGCTTCCGAAAGGGCAATCCCAGG ATACGGAGGTGGAATGAGCTCAGCAAAAGCTGCATTGGAGAGCGATACAAAA GTGCTGGCTTTTGAACTGCACTTGCTTGCCACAAAGCATCAG GTGCCCTCAAGAGtactgggaagaatgccgacaaactaa